Proteins encoded by one window of Gemmatimonadota bacterium:
- a CDS encoding TraR/DksA C4-type zinc finger protein: MTKTQLKHLEGRLLEERARVMKELGYYDEQFNNTLQGADGDLSSYSLHMADQGTDAMEREKQFLMASKEGRYLWHLNEALRRLYNSPANFGKCHQCGALIDFERLDALPHARLCISCKEKEEDAKKR; encoded by the coding sequence GTGACCAAGACCCAGCTCAAGCATCTCGAGGGGCGGCTCCTGGAGGAGCGCGCGCGCGTCATGAAGGAACTCGGCTACTACGACGAGCAGTTCAACAACACGCTGCAGGGCGCCGACGGCGACCTCTCGTCGTATTCGCTCCACATGGCCGATCAGGGCACCGATGCCATGGAACGCGAGAAGCAGTTCCTGATGGCCTCCAAGGAAGGCCGCTACCTGTGGCACCTCAACGAGGCGCTCCGCCGGCTGTACAACAGCCCCGCGAACTTCGGCAAGTGCCATCAGTGCGGCGCGCTGATCGACTTCGAACGGCTCGACGCACTGCCCCACGCCCGACTCTGCATCTCCTGCAAGGAGAAGGAAGAGGATGCCAAGAAGCGCTGA
- the lspA gene encoding signal peptidase II yields MPRSADRRVPFWGVLAVTVLLDRITKMIAESRLVWGDAPIPVIGDFTRWRLVYNTGAAFGLHLGSYSRWAFMLIACVAVVVLYKMWREADVADRFRQLALAFVAGGAVGNLIDRVLSARGVVDFIDMGIGEGLRWPTYNVADIAVTCGALALAISLWREDARRAPAPTA; encoded by the coding sequence ATGCCAAGAAGCGCTGATCGCCGGGTCCCGTTCTGGGGCGTGCTTGCCGTCACCGTGCTGCTCGACCGGATCACCAAGATGATCGCGGAGAGCCGTCTGGTGTGGGGCGACGCGCCCATCCCGGTCATCGGGGACTTCACCCGATGGCGGCTGGTGTACAACACCGGCGCCGCCTTCGGGCTCCATCTCGGCAGCTATTCGCGCTGGGCCTTCATGCTGATCGCCTGCGTCGCTGTCGTCGTGCTGTACAAGATGTGGCGGGAGGCCGACGTGGCCGACCGCTTCCGTCAGCTCGCCCTCGCCTTCGTGGCGGGTGGCGCGGTCGGCAACCTCATCGATCGCGTCCTCTCGGCGCGCGGGGTGGTCGACTTCATCGACATGGGGATCGGCGAAGGATTGCGCTGGCCGACCTACAATGTCGCCGACATTGCTGTCACCTGCGGGGCGCTGGCCCTCGCGATTTCTCTCTGGCGCGAGGATGCGCGGCGCGCTCCCGCGCCGACCGCCTAG